From Thermus islandicus DSM 21543:
CTCTGGTTTTCCCCCAGGGTGGGGAGGAGCACGGCGTCCACCGCCCGGTAGAGCTCCGGCATGTCCTCCCGTCGGCCTAGGAAGCGCACGTTCCCAAGGCCCAGGGTCCTTTTCAGGCCGCGGGATAAGGCGCCCAGGGGAGAGTCGTCGTCCCCGGCGAAGAGGAAGTCCATCTCCGGTACCCTTTGGGCCGTGAAGAGGGCGGCGAGCTGGTTCTTTTCCGGGGCGAACCGCCCGGGGACCAGGACCGTGAAGCGGCGGAGCCCGTAGGCCTTCCGCAGGCGGGCCCGCTCCTCGGGGTCTGCGGGTCGGAAGCGGTCGGGGTCCACGCCGTTGGGCACCGCTTCCGCCTCCAGGCCCATTCCCCTCAGGAAGCGGGCGGCCCACCAGGAGACCGTGAGGACGCGGTCAGCGCCCTTGAGGGCGCTCCCCTTGCCCAGACGGTAAAGAAGGTGGTAGGTCTGCCGAAGCCCCGCAGGGTAGCGGTAATCTAGCTGCTCGTGGACCACTGCCACCTTGGGGCGGGCCAGGCGGGGGAAAAGAAGGTGGTAGGCGGTCTCCCTCCAGCCCTGGAAGACCC
This genomic window contains:
- a CDS encoding glycosyltransferase family 4 protein; amino-acid sequence: MLEVAFITDAPRVAGSEIWLLERLPRLPSLGLQPTLFLPKRSNLDGFAEVLERKGVKVRRYASLGEVLEATAPYALRVFQGWRETAYHLLFPRLARPKVAVVHEQLDYRYPAGLRQTYHLLYRLGKGSALKGADRVLTVSWWAARFLRGMGLEAEAVPNGVDPDRFRPADPEERARLRKAYGLRRFTVLVPGRFAPEKNQLAALFTAQRVPEMDFLFAGDDDSPLGALSRGLKRTLGLGNVRFLGRREDMPELYRAVDAVLLPTLGENQ